The Elaeis guineensis isolate ETL-2024a chromosome 5, EG11, whole genome shotgun sequence DNA segment ATTCAGTGAAAGTGATTTATAGATTAAAATGGTACAACCGAAAAATGATAGCTTTATAGTGCATGTTTTGAGACATTGTCACAATTAAGTATACTGCTGTGAGATACGTTTACTGTAACATTGTTGCAAATATGTGATCATGTATATGCCATTAAAACTTTCCAATATTTCATAGCTGTAGCCTTATCATCATGGAAGAGAGAAAATGTGTAATTAAATAGCATGGAGCTAGCTAGTGTTGATGATAATTGTGGCCATTTGAATCGGTAGGATTTTACATATTGATTGTGGAACTTAGAATGCAAAGCTTTCTTCCTTTATTAAATGTATATGATGCAAGCAATCATAGCTTTATTTAAAGCACCTTGGTAGCCTTGCTTCTCTTTGTTTTCCCAAATTAATTTCCATTCTGTTATTGTGGTAAAGGAACATTGTTTGTCCAGATCTAATCCGTAGCTCAGAAGCCTCGAAAGTCCAAAACATATGATTTTCTGCACATTGGCATTTTATGCCTTGTAGATCACATTCAATGTTTAGGTTTTCATTTTCTCAACCACTATCATCGAACTTTGTAATTGGTGTAAGCCCTTGCTTTACATCCTATGTCTTATAACCAACCCTTCTTTTTTATAATAGCATCTAATGAAGTGTTTGTCATGTGAAAACTCCAAAGGCTCTCAGAGCAACAAGGGCCCTGATGATCAGCTGGTTAACCTGAAGGCGTGGTTAGAAAATTAGACTACTTTGTGGTCCATGGTTAGAAAATTAGACTACATTGCGGAAAATGCAAATTGATGTAGAACCAAAAGGGATTTGCTTTTCTTAGCTGTTTACATCATTACATCATAATCTGTTATCGTGAACAGATAGATGTAAATGTTTTCTGTATAGATGTGTGCCAGGTTGCATGATGTTTCGATAAGCAAAGCTTGACAAGCGGACACTTTTTCTCTCATTGTAATTGGTCAGTTCTTGCATTAGCATGTTGTATTAAGTCATCTTAAAATATGTGATTTATTAAGAGGAGTGGTAAAACTTTTGATTAAGTATTTTAAATCAgacctcttttcttttctttctaatgAGAGATCAAAGGTTTTGTTAGTTAACTCATTGCTGTCAGCAATCTTTCTGttattcttcatttttcttccccTTTTAGATTTCTTTTAATATCTAAGAGGCCATCATTTATTGCACTTTGTCCTCCATCCTGAGCCATAGCAACAATTCACTGTCTCCTTTTGCCAAGGCATGGTCAATATTGACTGTGATTGAATATGCATTATAAGATGCATTTCTTGTGTATGAGAGCATAGATCAATGTGGTCTTATGATTTGTCAGCTTGAAGATGGGCCAAAAGATTGGTTGGTAATCAGGTGATGCTTGTTCTTAAGATTTCCCTAGAATGGGGTATTTCTTGCTTTCACTAATCTTAGAGATTTGCAGAACCTACTGCAATTGATTGATGTCATTTAAGAAAATGGTTGtggatattttttgtattttctgtAAGTTGGTATTATGAGGCTTTGCTATTTTGCCAGATAATATGATCACTTTTACCTACATTTTATTTGTCagttttctcctcctatggatTTGGTTTTTCTTAACTTATTTATCAGCTATATTTGGCTGCATGTTTAGTATTAACTTTTTGAAGAACAGCTAAACTGTTTGCTGACACTCTTGATATTAAGAAACTAAGAAATGTTGCACGGAGATGGATGTGGAACTGCTGGTCTGACATTATTGGGCCAGTTTTGTCAAGCTAAGTTCTTTTGATTTTGTGAACATGACTGCATCATAAACAGTTGCTGAATAAAGGGTAGGCAAAAAATAAAACAGTTGTATTAAACCTTCATTAGCTAACATCAGGTTTTTGTTTATTATACGAAGCAAGTCCATGATAGGTTCTAAGCTAATTTTAATTTAGTCTCCATCTCCCTCTCCCcaccccctcttctctctctctctctctctctctctctctctctggtctaAAATGTGGCCTACAAGTGAAAGAGAACCCAAATCAAGGTATAACAATGTTTCAAAGTCCAACACTTTTTAATTGTTTAGATGTTCTGTATTTGTACAAAAACTTCTGTTGAGATGTTGGTTGTCTTTATCAGAAGTTTTACTTTCCaaattcttataatttttttcgaATTTATAGGAGGAAAAAAGGTTCATGAATAGCTGCTCCAAGAATTAAATATGTCAGTCTATCTATGTCAGCTGTTCAGGACATGCATTTATTTAGCTCTTAAGGTTTTGATATTGAATGGATAACTATCGTGTTAGAAAAATACTGACTTGGATGACCTTTGTACAATGATTTCATTGCTGCATGATGAACATATGATTGGAACCTTCTGCTGCAAATATTGTACTAGGTTTACTGGCTAAATCCTTCCATTAGGATTTAAACACTTTTTAGTTTGATTATGTGTTGAAGATCCAATATGAATCTCTTGTATTTACTTTGTGGCAAGAAAGGTGCTTGTGGTTTAGAAATCCACTTCTCAGTATCACTCTATTGTAAAATGACTTCAGCTATGCGTCTGTTGCACATGGTGCATCATTTTTGTGCTTTTCTTGTTCAGATTTACCGACTATGATATTTTGGTGAAGTTGTGACTTTGAATGCTGTTGCTTATATAAGTTATTGCTGGTAGTAAATCATTGAGATCTGGTGTAAATTAATTTACTTGGTAATTCAAATTGCCTCAAGTCATTGGTAGCATATCTTATATTTTGCACCAATAaacatttttattttctttttctatatGAAATTATGGTCATATTTAGATTTATATTATGGATGACTTTGGATGTGAATCCTGAACAGAAATTACCTGTGCTTCTTCTAATTTCACCATCCCTGGTTTAAGAAGTGCACTCTATCTCATCGCCCTTTTTCTCCTGAATAGAAATAACCTGAGCTCCTTCAAAGTTCACTATCTCTGGTATAAGAATTTCATTCTATCTCGACACCCTTTTTCTTCATCTGATACATTTTCCATCTTGGACTGATTTTAAGCCTTGTATTACTTTTTATTAACTGCTGATTAATGTCTGAGTGGTACTTCATTCCATCTCTGTTATTTCCTCTTAAATATGTGGATTGTGTAGATCAAATGTTTCAGTTTTGTTTCTAATTCTAAGACCTTGCTGACTTTGCTGACTTTAAGACagttctctcatatttttattttgattatggTTTTAGGAGCAACACCTAAAGGGGTTCTGCGAGTAATGGGTGTACCTGGAATTACAATATATCATGTAAAGAGCCACTTACAGGTATGGGCAATTGCTTTGAATTGAGAGAGGTTAATGCCTTTTAGACGAGCCGAACTTTGCTGATTCTTTTGTGGTGTTCTTGTAGAAGTACCGCCTTGCAAAATATCTACCAGAATCTCCGACTGATGGTAAGATTATTCTCTTATGTTTGATGTGTGCTTCTGCTGCCAAATTCTTAGTGCAGAGCTCTTACTTGAAAACCTTTTGAGTTGGAAAACTTTTTCTTCAAGAACAAAAATACCAAGTCCACGCTAAAAGGACATGCTGATTGTAGGTTCAAAAGATGAAAAGAAGGACTCTGGTGATTCACTCTCTAGCATGGATTCCGCATCGTAAGTAACCTTTTTGATTAATGATGAAAtggcttaattttttatttatttaggtATGTTTTTTGTGGTTCTCCCAATTTCTTGAAAATTATTGGGCTTTCCTGAAAAACTTATCACTGCTGGCTAAAAAAATTGAGTAGGTACAAATCTTGATTAAAGGGAATATGTCCTGTTTTATTGTTTTTGTTGACCTGTTGTCATAAATGGTTCGGGAGAGACTGTGTTCCTATTACTACTGCTTGAGCAGGTAAAGTCCTGGGGAGATGTAACCAGTTAAGTAGACAAGACTGCACCTGCCTTCTGATACTGGCAATTGAACTTGAAATTAGTCTCGTGGGTAGTCTTTATGTTAGTAGTCTACTTACTGCCGGACTCTTGTATGGTAGGAATGTAATCTGTAAATACATATGACTCATTTGGTGAGGCACGTAATCTTGGTAACATTCTATGGTCCTGTTCATCTTCCAGAGGAGTACAGATCAGTGAAGCTTTGAAGATGCAAATGGAGGTTCAGAAGCGGCTCCATGAACAACTTGAGGTTTGTCTATTTGCCAGCTGGCCTTGTTGCTCATTTATGTTGGATGTTGTTTGGTTTTCTTCGACTCAAGATGCTACATTTAATTCAGTTCTGATCAGGCTAGATTTGATTGCCATTGCCTGTGAATATTGCATGACAGATGGTATACATGCAAATCTAAGCGACCTTTATTATATATCTGTTGCCCTCTTATTTTCATTCTTCATTTTTCATCTCTGAATCGCTGCTACTATGAAATCTTTTAGCTCGCCATGGTCCTGTAGAGCCTCTGATATCTGATTGTGGCTTCGTACTTTGTCATACTTTGGACATGCTCACCATCATACTGTTTGACTTTTTTAACATTTTCAATCATTTTAGGTCCAAAGACAGTTGCAGCTGAGAATTGAAGCTCAGGGGAGATACCTGCAGAAAATAATCGAGGAGCAGCAGAAGCTAGGTGGTGCCCTTAAATCCACGGAGGAAAGTCAAAAACCCTCTGAATCTCCATCGGCTTCACAGGACTGCCTTGGTGACCCTTCTCCACTCAAGAAACCAAGAATTGCTGATCAGTCACCAGATGCGGCCGATGAAACACCTCTACCAG contains these protein-coding regions:
- the LOC105045497 gene encoding myb family transcription factor PHL7 isoform X1; protein product: MYHAKKFSTISMVPHKAQGTEQLANAGVMGGSNVSNTTNSGGSGKQRLRWTSDLHDRFVDAITQLGGPDRATPKGVLRVMGVPGITIYHVKSHLQKYRLAKYLPESPTDGSKDEKKDSGDSLSSMDSASGVQISEALKMQMEVQKRLHEQLEVQRQLQLRIEAQGRYLQKIIEEQQKLGGALKSTEESQKPSESPSASQDCLGDPSPLKKPRIADQSPDAADETPLPESKPDFIGQWDREFYDSSVTRFAFESRSEFKEGGNNHEQQEQQFVGANADRS
- the LOC105045497 gene encoding protein PHOSPHATE STARVATION RESPONSE 3 isoform X2, with amino-acid sequence MTVLLMQSHNSVDQIVGATPKGVLRVMGVPGITIYHVKSHLQKYRLAKYLPESPTDGSKDEKKDSGDSLSSMDSASGVQISEALKMQMEVQKRLHEQLEVQRQLQLRIEAQGRYLQKIIEEQQKLGGALKSTEESQKPSESPSASQDCLGDPSPLKKPRIADQSPDAADETPLPESKPDFIGQWDREFYDSSVTRFAFESRSEFKEGGNNHEQQEQQFVGANADRS